A genome region from Salvelinus alpinus chromosome 26, SLU_Salpinus.1, whole genome shotgun sequence includes the following:
- the LOC139554771 gene encoding ictacalcin-like: MSGIQQAMSLLIASFHKYSGKEGDKLTLSKAELKELLQAELGEMLGKASDKSAVDRIFKDLDSNKDNTVDFKEYVTLVSCLTVMCNDFFVKK, encoded by the exons ATGTCTGGGATCCAGCAGGCCATGTCTCTCCTCATCGCCTCCTTCCACAAGTACTCTGGGAAGGAGGGGGACAAGTTGACCCTCAGCAAGGCCGAGCTGAAAGAGCTGCTCCAGGCTGAACTAGGGGAGATGCTGGGG AAAGCCAGTGACAAGTCAGCAGTGGACAGAATCTTCAAGGACCTGGACTCTAACAAAGACAACACTGTTGACTTCAAGGAGTATGTCACCCTCGTGTCCTGCCTCACAGTGATGTGCAATGACTTCTTCGTAAAGAAGTAG